One window from the genome of Enterococcus haemoperoxidus ATCC BAA-382 encodes:
- the cydC gene encoding thiol reductant ABC exporter subunit CydC: protein MENTPTNKELYEKDQWVKPFLKKYKGLLYLALILGFLTFFSAGALMFNSGYLISRAASLPENILMIYIPIVLTRAFGISRPVFRYIERLVSHNWVLKMTSDLRLKLYMVLEKDAIFFKSKYQTGDILGLLSEDINHLQNLYLRTIFPTVIAWLLYIFIIIGLGLFSWWFGLCMLLMLGVVIFLLPLISVLVNGARQEKQKVSKNELYKTLTDNILGVSDWVFSQRGQEFVHSYEKEEAKLRQLDEQIKRFNRFRDFVLQVAFGVITVAILAWTSVRFPGNHGGAANWIAAFTLTVFPLIDAFAPLPDAAQETNIYKDSIKRLNDLPEVEEVKSMSKDLTITDSEIRISNMSFSYEGTSKLVLEDLNLTIHSKEKLAILGRSGSGKSTLATLIRGDLQPDKGTITLSGIKTAEFGDQITKSIGVIHQTPYLFRTTILNNVRIGREEASEEEVWQVLDKVGLKEMIEELPEGLLTMVDEAGLRFSGGERHRLALARILLQDTPVVLLDEPTTGLDPITEQQLLDTFFETLADKTIIWITHHLQGVHMMDRVIFIEDGQLEMSGSPQELLATNLHYQQLYAIDRGMNQN from the coding sequence ATGGAAAATACCCCAACAAATAAAGAATTATATGAAAAGGATCAATGGGTCAAACCATTCTTGAAAAAGTATAAAGGTTTATTGTACTTAGCATTGATTTTAGGTTTTTTAACCTTTTTTAGTGCAGGAGCCTTAATGTTTAATTCAGGTTATTTAATTAGCCGAGCAGCGTCACTGCCAGAAAATATTTTGATGATTTATATTCCAATCGTATTAACGCGTGCCTTTGGAATTAGTCGTCCAGTTTTCCGATATATTGAGCGTCTAGTTAGTCATAATTGGGTTTTGAAAATGACGTCCGACTTGCGTTTGAAGCTTTATATGGTTTTAGAAAAAGATGCAATTTTCTTTAAATCAAAATACCAAACAGGGGATATTTTAGGTTTGTTGTCTGAAGATATCAATCACTTGCAGAATTTATATTTGCGTACGATTTTCCCAACAGTGATTGCTTGGTTATTATATATTTTTATTATTATTGGACTGGGCTTGTTTTCATGGTGGTTTGGCTTGTGCATGTTATTGATGTTAGGTGTAGTGATTTTTCTATTGCCCTTGATTTCAGTATTAGTGAATGGCGCCAGACAAGAAAAGCAAAAAGTCTCTAAAAATGAATTATATAAAACACTGACAGATAACATTTTAGGTGTTTCTGATTGGGTGTTTAGCCAACGGGGACAGGAATTTGTTCATTCTTATGAAAAAGAAGAAGCGAAGTTACGCCAGCTGGATGAACAAATCAAACGCTTTAATCGTTTTCGTGATTTTGTGTTGCAGGTTGCATTTGGTGTGATCACTGTCGCGATTTTAGCTTGGACCAGTGTTCGTTTTCCTGGTAATCATGGTGGGGCAGCTAACTGGATCGCTGCATTTACGTTGACGGTATTCCCGTTGATCGATGCTTTTGCACCGCTACCTGATGCGGCACAAGAAACAAATATCTATAAAGATTCAATCAAGCGTTTAAATGATTTACCTGAAGTGGAAGAAGTAAAGAGTATGTCAAAAGATCTAACGATCACAGATTCAGAAATTAGAATCAGTAATATGTCCTTTTCTTATGAGGGAACTTCAAAGCTTGTTTTGGAAGACTTGAATTTGACGATTCACTCAAAAGAAAAATTGGCAATTTTAGGACGTAGCGGTTCTGGGAAAAGTACTTTAGCAACATTGATTCGTGGTGATTTACAACCTGATAAAGGAACGATCACGTTAAGCGGCATTAAAACTGCTGAGTTTGGCGATCAGATCACGAAATCAATCGGTGTGATTCATCAAACACCTTATCTATTCAGAACAACGATTTTAAATAATGTCCGAATCGGACGAGAAGAAGCCTCAGAAGAAGAGGTTTGGCAAGTGTTGGATAAGGTTGGGTTAAAAGAAATGATCGAGGAATTGCCAGAAGGATTATTAACGATGGTGGATGAAGCTGGTTTGCGTTTTTCTGGTGGTGAACGTCATCGTTTGGCATTAGCTCGTATTTTACTTCAAGATACGCCGGTGGTATTGCTAGATGAACCAACGACAGGTCTTGATCCAATTACGGAACAGCAATTACTAGATACATTCTTTGAGACATTAGCAGATAAAACCATCATTTGGATCACTCATCATTTGCAAGGTGTGCATATGATGGATCGAGTGATTTTCATTGAAGACGGCCAATTGGAAATGAGCGGTTCGCCGCAAGAACTATTAGCGACGAATCTTCATTATCAACAATTGTATGCAATCGATCGAGGAATGAACCAAAATTGA
- a CDS encoding prenyltransferase: MNKEVFFELVELKAKTASVLPFLLGICFSWYHYGSLHLVYVLIYFIAMFIFNMAVDILDNYNDYHHAKEGHDYKEKTNIIGRENLSLPMIRRWIIWMVAISALMGIGLSQIVGWPLLWLGLYCYLIGIFYSSGPKPLSSLPLGEFFSGFTMGFMIMLICVYINTFDSFQWTVSNIGSIFLVSLPNTCLIANLMLANNICDLEEDEMNHRFTLVHYLGKKASIGLFVGLILIAFTSIILSVALGLTPITMLLTLLVLPFIWKQTKLFLKEQVKTKTFICAVRILAVGALAQVVFFAIGLWLK; this comes from the coding sequence TTGAATAAAGAAGTTTTTTTTGAATTAGTTGAACTAAAAGCAAAGACAGCCAGTGTTTTACCCTTTCTTTTAGGAATTTGTTTTAGTTGGTATCATTATGGAAGTTTACATTTAGTTTATGTTCTTATTTATTTTATTGCGATGTTTATTTTTAATATGGCTGTTGATATTTTAGATAACTATAATGACTACCATCATGCCAAAGAAGGGCATGATTATAAAGAGAAGACAAATATTATTGGGCGGGAAAATTTATCCTTACCGATGATCCGTCGCTGGATTATTTGGATGGTGGCAATTTCTGCATTGATGGGTATTGGCTTGTCTCAGATTGTCGGCTGGCCATTATTGTGGTTAGGGCTTTATTGCTACTTGATCGGAATCTTTTATTCTTCTGGGCCTAAACCATTATCAAGTTTGCCGTTGGGGGAATTCTTTTCAGGATTTACGATGGGATTTATGATCATGTTGATTTGTGTCTATATCAACACATTTGATTCTTTTCAGTGGACAGTGAGTAATATTGGCAGTATCTTTTTAGTGTCGTTACCTAACACTTGTTTGATTGCTAATTTAATGTTAGCCAATAATATTTGTGATTTAGAAGAAGATGAAATGAATCATCGCTTTACCTTAGTTCACTATTTAGGGAAGAAAGCATCGATTGGTTTGTTTGTCGGATTGATCTTGATTGCATTTACTTCGATCATTTTGAGTGTTGCTTTAGGTTTAACGCCGATTACGATGTTATTGACGTTACTTGTTTTGCCATTTATTTGGAAGCAAACGAAGTTATTTTTAAAGGAGCAAGTCAAAACAAAGACATTTATTTGCGCTGTTAGAATTTTAGCAGTCGGAGCACTTGCACAAGTTGTATTTTTTGCCATAGGATTGTGGCTTAAATAA
- a CDS encoding NAD(P)/FAD-dependent oxidoreductase: MSKHVVILGAGYAGLRALHELQKGNNDLKITLVDQNDYHFEATDIHEVAAGIQTSERITYPIKDVVKSACTTFVQGRVEKIDSENQLVHLKDQEEISYDYLIVALGYESESFGIPGVEEFSLKMVDIPTSEKVYQHLTEQMEAYKETKDENCLKIVVCGAGFTGIELLGSLHEGKKKLAEIAGVDPEKIQLYCVEAVTRLLPMFSEKLGGYGIDHLKKWGVNFLVGKPIKEIKQDTVVYLDNAETNELNELNAKTIIWTTGVSGSHVVGDSGFAAKRGRVMVNPDLTDAGHNNVYIIGDCSAVMDKESNRPYPTTAQISLKMGEHAGKNIKAQLKGEPTKEFTFKSLGSVASIGNSHAFGEVGKMEVKGYPASVIKKVIMDRSLFETGGIKEMLAKGRFDFYR; the protein is encoded by the coding sequence ATGAGTAAGCACGTCGTTATTTTAGGCGCTGGCTATGCCGGTTTAAGAGCGTTACATGAATTACAAAAAGGCAACAATGATCTAAAAATCACATTGGTTGATCAAAATGATTACCACTTTGAAGCAACAGATATCCACGAAGTTGCAGCAGGAATCCAAACGTCAGAAAGAATTACTTATCCAATCAAAGATGTTGTAAAATCAGCATGTACGACGTTTGTACAAGGTAGAGTGGAAAAAATCGATAGTGAAAACCAACTGGTTCATTTGAAAGATCAAGAAGAGATTTCTTACGATTATTTGATCGTAGCATTAGGGTATGAATCAGAATCATTCGGCATACCTGGTGTTGAAGAGTTTTCATTAAAAATGGTTGATATCCCAACTTCAGAAAAAGTGTATCAACATTTAACTGAGCAAATGGAAGCTTATAAAGAAACCAAAGACGAAAATTGTCTGAAAATCGTTGTCTGCGGTGCTGGTTTTACTGGGATCGAATTATTAGGTTCATTACATGAAGGGAAGAAAAAACTAGCTGAAATTGCTGGTGTTGATCCTGAGAAAATCCAATTATATTGTGTTGAAGCGGTCACTCGTTTATTACCAATGTTTAGTGAGAAACTTGGCGGCTATGGTATCGATCACTTGAAAAAATGGGGTGTCAATTTCTTAGTTGGAAAACCAATCAAAGAAATCAAACAAGATACTGTTGTTTATTTAGATAACGCAGAAACAAATGAACTAAATGAACTGAACGCTAAAACAATCATTTGGACGACAGGTGTTAGTGGAAGTCACGTTGTGGGTGATTCTGGTTTTGCAGCCAAACGTGGACGTGTGATGGTTAATCCTGATTTAACAGATGCAGGTCACAACAACGTTTATATCATTGGTGACTGTTCTGCTGTTATGGATAAAGAGTCAAATCGTCCTTATCCAACAACTGCACAAATTTCACTTAAAATGGGTGAGCATGCAGGGAAAAACATCAAAGCACAATTAAAAGGGGAACCGACGAAAGAATTTACCTTTAAATCATTAGGTTCAGTTGCTTCTATCGGTAACAGCCACGCTTTTGGTGAAGTTGGAAAAATGGAAGTTAAAGGCTATCCTGCTTCTGTGATCAAAAAAGTAATCATGGATCGTTCATTATTTGAAACAGGCGGTATTAAAGAAATGTTAGCTAAAGGCCGTTTTGATTTTTATCGTTAA
- the nhaC gene encoding Na+/H+ antiporter NhaC codes for MKKELSVKEALLVFVSLLLIISICVIGVGMSPIFPVLCALGLLIGWSKWRGASWDKIHEGIIEGVKTGIVPMVIFILIGALIAVWIASGVIPTMMYVGFSVISTKIFLPSAFVSCALVGISIGSAFTTVSTIGLALMGMGISMGFNSAILAGAIISGAVFGDKMSPLSDTTNLASAVAGSDLFKHIRNMMWTTVPAFVISFILYAVIGFQTKIGQTELETKQFLEVLQDNFAISWWAILPILLLVLCSIKRVPAIASLLVTILVSSVMYMFQIKNVDLKQLSTILENGFVSKTGMEQIDALLTRGGIQSMMWSVSLILLTLSLGGLLMKMDVISVLMTPLAHKLKSTGSLVAATVFSGALANLMIGEQYLSIILPGRAFKESYDKAGLAPEVLSRALEDSGTVLNSLIPWGVSGVFMASTLQVSTLDYAPFSFFILLCPILSILSGIIGIGINRLASNEKVN; via the coding sequence ATGAAGAAAGAATTAAGTGTAAAAGAAGCTTTACTTGTATTTGTGTCATTATTGTTGATTATTAGTATTTGTGTGATCGGTGTTGGAATGAGCCCGATTTTTCCAGTATTATGTGCGCTAGGTTTATTGATTGGCTGGAGTAAATGGCGGGGAGCCTCTTGGGATAAAATCCATGAAGGCATCATCGAAGGGGTGAAAACCGGTATCGTACCGATGGTTATTTTTATATTGATCGGTGCTTTGATTGCAGTTTGGATTGCAAGTGGTGTAATCCCTACGATGATGTATGTAGGATTTTCAGTTATCAGTACTAAGATATTTTTGCCTTCTGCTTTTGTTAGTTGTGCGTTAGTCGGAATTTCAATAGGTAGTGCATTTACAACCGTTTCAACGATTGGTTTAGCTTTGATGGGAATGGGGATATCGATGGGATTCAACTCTGCTATCTTGGCAGGCGCAATTATTTCAGGGGCAGTTTTTGGGGATAAAATGTCGCCACTTTCTGATACGACTAATTTAGCGTCGGCTGTTGCAGGTTCAGATCTCTTTAAACATATTAGAAATATGATGTGGACAACCGTACCAGCTTTTGTTATTTCCTTTATTTTATACGCAGTCATTGGCTTTCAAACAAAGATTGGACAAACTGAATTGGAAACAAAACAGTTTTTAGAAGTGCTGCAAGATAACTTTGCCATTAGTTGGTGGGCGATTTTACCGATTCTATTACTTGTTTTATGTTCAATTAAACGTGTGCCAGCAATCGCTTCATTGCTGGTTACGATTTTAGTTTCTAGTGTGATGTATATGTTCCAAATAAAAAATGTTGATTTGAAACAATTAAGTACAATTTTAGAAAATGGCTTTGTTTCAAAAACAGGGATGGAACAAATTGATGCTTTGCTAACTAGAGGTGGCATCCAAAGTATGATGTGGTCGGTATCGTTGATTCTTTTAACCTTGTCATTAGGTGGTTTATTAATGAAAATGGATGTGATCAGCGTCCTAATGACGCCACTTGCTCATAAACTGAAATCAACAGGCAGTTTGGTTGCGGCTACAGTGTTTAGTGGAGCACTGGCTAATTTGATGATTGGAGAGCAGTATCTATCGATCATATTGCCAGGTCGTGCGTTTAAAGAAAGTTATGATAAAGCCGGTCTTGCACCAGAAGTTCTTTCCAGAGCCTTGGAAGATTCTGGAACTGTCTTAAATTCACTGATTCCTTGGGGCGTAAGTGGTGTGTTTATGGCGAGTACGTTACAAGTTTCTACGTTGGATTATGCACCATTTAGTTTCTTTATTTTACTGTGCCCGATACTGTCGATTCTTTCTGGTATCATTGGAATTGGGATTAATAGATTGGCATCAAATGAAAAAGTCAATTAA
- a CDS encoding polyprenyl synthetase family protein, producing MNDFWKEFPIIQQQLNETCVLIKHQVKIRNKEIEAALIELTSSGGKLLRPAFFFLFAQIGDEQKQDHTQLIKIAASIEILHMATLIHDDIIDDSPLRRGAITIQSRYGKDIAVYTGDLLFTEFFELLAETMNGSDFLHTNASAMKRLLLGELDQMHTRYKKDMSISDYLRSVNGKTAELFSLSCLEGAHFGHTSSEVQRLAKRIGRHIGIAFQVYDDILDYTADVKTLKKPILEDLAQGVYTLPLIFAMQKAPERFAVYLDKGADITDVQAAETAKLVHELDGVNDAKSFAKRVTQKALADIEKLPDCLGKEQLTLLTEMLLQRSY from the coding sequence ATGAATGATTTTTGGAAAGAATTTCCTATTATCCAACAACAATTAAATGAAACTTGTGTATTGATCAAACACCAAGTTAAAATAAGAAACAAAGAAATTGAAGCAGCTTTGATCGAATTAACAAGTTCCGGCGGCAAATTACTACGTCCTGCTTTCTTTTTTTTATTTGCTCAAATCGGTGATGAACAAAAACAAGATCACACACAATTGATCAAAATCGCCGCTTCGATCGAAATTCTGCATATGGCAACACTGATACACGATGATATCATCGATGATTCCCCTCTTCGCAGAGGAGCTATCACGATCCAATCCCGCTATGGTAAAGATATTGCCGTCTACACAGGAGATTTATTATTCACAGAATTCTTTGAATTACTTGCTGAAACGATGAATGGTTCAGATTTTCTACATACAAACGCTTCTGCGATGAAACGATTACTTCTGGGTGAATTAGATCAAATGCATACACGCTATAAAAAGGATATGTCCATCTCTGATTACTTGCGCAGCGTTAATGGAAAAACAGCTGAGTTATTTTCTTTAAGCTGTCTGGAAGGTGCTCATTTCGGTCATACTTCCTCTGAGGTTCAACGCTTAGCAAAACGGATTGGTCGCCACATTGGTATTGCCTTTCAAGTCTATGATGACATCCTAGATTATACCGCAGACGTAAAAACTCTGAAAAAACCTATTCTGGAAGATCTAGCGCAAGGTGTCTATACGTTACCACTGATTTTTGCGATGCAAAAAGCACCAGAACGATTCGCTGTTTATCTAGATAAAGGTGCTGATATCACAGACGTACAAGCTGCTGAAACTGCCAAACTGGTTCACGAGCTAGACGGTGTTAACGACGCCAAATCATTTGCGAAACGTGTCACCCAAAAAGCATTGGCCGATATCGAAAAATTACCTGATTGTTTAGGCAAAGAGCAACTAACTTTACTGACAGAAATGTTGCTACAGCGTTCATACTAA
- the cydB gene encoding cytochrome d ubiquinol oxidase subunit II, translated as MSTLQLLWFVLIGILFSGFFFLEGFDFGVGMSVQTLAHDEEEKEQIIQTIGPVWDGNEVWLLTAGGAMFASFPYWYASLFSGFYLILFIILVGLIIRGVSFEFRHRMPDGKRRRMWNWTLSIGSFIVPFFFGVLFIDLVQGMPLDVDGNMMASFTDYINVFSVVGGVALSLLCYLHGLNYIALKTEGPVRERARNYASFFYWILYVGLVVFAALLYFKTDFFDNNFLVTLLLVLGIVVLTVVANVSVFKKKEMVAFLASGLTLILLVALLFSGLFPRVMIGSEGYYDILIKDASSSPYTLKTMTWLSLTILPFVLAYTGWSYYVFRKRIKHPAIAAVGYEG; from the coding sequence ATGAGTACGTTGCAATTACTTTGGTTTGTACTAATTGGTATTTTATTCTCAGGCTTCTTCTTCTTAGAAGGTTTTGACTTTGGCGTGGGTATGTCGGTTCAAACGTTAGCGCACGATGAAGAAGAAAAAGAACAAATCATCCAAACGATTGGACCGGTTTGGGATGGTAATGAAGTATGGCTATTAACAGCAGGTGGAGCAATGTTTGCATCTTTTCCATACTGGTATGCTTCATTGTTTAGCGGATTTTACTTGATTTTATTTATTATTTTAGTTGGTTTGATCATTCGTGGTGTTTCATTTGAATTCCGTCACCGTATGCCAGACGGCAAACGTCGTAGAATGTGGAACTGGACATTATCGATCGGTAGTTTTATTGTTCCATTTTTCTTTGGGGTTTTATTCATTGATTTAGTTCAAGGAATGCCGCTTGATGTTGATGGGAATATGATGGCTTCATTTACAGATTATATTAATGTATTTTCTGTTGTAGGTGGTGTTGCGTTGTCATTATTATGCTACTTGCATGGATTGAACTACATTGCACTGAAAACAGAAGGTCCTGTCAGAGAACGTGCGCGTAATTATGCGTCATTCTTCTATTGGATTTTATATGTTGGCTTAGTTGTATTTGCTGCATTGTTGTACTTTAAAACAGATTTCTTTGATAATAACTTCTTAGTAACGTTATTATTAGTATTAGGAATCGTAGTATTGACAGTGGTTGCTAATGTAAGTGTCTTTAAGAAAAAAGAAATGGTGGCTTTTCTTGCTAGCGGCTTAACATTGATTCTTTTAGTTGCTTTATTATTTAGTGGTCTATTCCCACGTGTCATGATTGGTAGTGAGGGTTACTATGACATCTTGATCAAAGATGCTTCAAGTTCTCCTTATACATTGAAAACAATGACATGGTTATCATTAACGATTTTACCATTTGTATTAGCATATACAGGTTGGTCTTATTATGTCTTTAGAAAACGTATCAAACATCCAGCGATTGCTGCTGTGGGGTATGAAGGATGA
- the cydD gene encoding thiol reductant ABC exporter subunit CydD, producing MIDKAILKMPKIKNIMILLAGFSFLQAVFIIGQAFYLSKAVVGLWEGGQLRDQLLNILVFFLFYTGRHVVTYLREKMLDTFSYDRSRELREALLQKVFRLGPTVVQKNGTGNMITMALEGISQAENYLHLILMKIMNMMIIPWIILIFVFTLDVRSGVVLLVVFPMIIIFMIILGYAAQSKADKQYKAFQILSNHFIDSLRGLDTLKLFGLSKKYAGSIYNTSERFREATMSTLKIAILSTFALDFFTTLSVAVVAVFLGLSLLEGGILLFPALTTLILAPEFFLPVRDFASDYHATLDGKNSFQAIQAVLDLPEMTETDRLTLEDWTALSELSAEQLTFQYEEATQPALKGLDFTAKGYQKIGVIGASGSGKSTLINVLSGFLAPDAETTKIEVDGQSIPHFLQKDWQKQVLYIPQSPYIFQDTLANNVRFYTPEATDEQIIAAVQLVGLETLVAELTDGLNTVIGESGRMLSGGQAQRVALARAFLDKTRRILLFDEPTAHLDIETEVELKERMLPLMEDHLVFFATHRLHWMAEMDYILVMDKGQLVEAGTLAELTEKNGYYVKLVNQMRGTE from the coding sequence ATGATCGATAAAGCCATCTTAAAAATGCCGAAAATCAAAAATATCATGATCTTGCTTGCAGGTTTTTCTTTCCTGCAAGCAGTATTTATTATAGGACAAGCATTTTATTTATCTAAAGCCGTTGTTGGGTTATGGGAAGGTGGTCAGTTACGTGACCAGCTGTTGAATATTTTGGTGTTCTTTTTGTTTTATACTGGCAGACATGTAGTGACCTACCTTCGTGAGAAAATGTTGGACACCTTTAGTTATGATCGTTCTCGTGAATTAAGAGAAGCCTTGTTGCAAAAAGTTTTCCGTTTAGGTCCAACAGTGGTTCAAAAAAATGGTACGGGAAATATGATTACAATGGCGCTAGAAGGAATCAGTCAGGCAGAAAATTATCTGCATTTGATCTTGATGAAAATCATGAATATGATGATCATTCCGTGGATTATTTTGATTTTTGTGTTTACCTTAGATGTTCGTTCAGGTGTCGTTTTATTGGTTGTATTTCCTATGATTATTATTTTTATGATTATTCTTGGGTATGCGGCTCAAAGTAAAGCCGATAAACAATACAAAGCCTTTCAGATTTTATCTAATCACTTTATTGATTCATTAAGAGGATTAGATACGTTGAAGTTATTTGGCTTAAGTAAAAAATATGCAGGTAGTATTTATAATACCAGTGAACGATTTAGAGAAGCGACAATGAGTACATTGAAAATCGCAATTTTATCAACATTTGCTTTGGACTTTTTTACCACTTTATCCGTAGCTGTTGTGGCAGTGTTTCTAGGATTAAGCTTATTGGAAGGTGGAATTTTATTATTTCCAGCTTTGACGACGTTGATTTTAGCACCTGAGTTTTTCTTACCCGTTCGTGATTTTGCTAGTGACTATCATGCGACATTGGATGGAAAAAATTCATTCCAGGCAATTCAAGCTGTATTGGATTTACCGGAAATGACTGAAACAGATCGTCTTACTTTAGAGGATTGGACAGCGTTAAGTGAATTGTCAGCTGAACAATTGACGTTCCAATATGAAGAAGCCACACAGCCTGCTTTAAAAGGCTTGGATTTCACAGCAAAAGGGTATCAAAAAATTGGGGTCATCGGTGCTAGCGGTTCTGGAAAATCAACCTTGATCAATGTGCTGAGTGGATTTTTAGCACCTGATGCTGAAACGACAAAAATCGAAGTCGATGGACAATCGATCCCACATTTTCTGCAAAAAGATTGGCAAAAGCAAGTACTTTATATTCCGCAGTCGCCTTATATTTTCCAAGATACATTAGCGAACAATGTTCGTTTTTACACGCCTGAAGCGACAGATGAGCAAATAATAGCTGCTGTTCAGTTGGTAGGATTAGAAACGCTTGTAGCAGAGCTTACAGACGGTTTAAACACGGTGATTGGGGAAAGCGGGAGAATGTTAAGCGGCGGTCAAGCACAGCGTGTAGCGCTTGCTAGAGCCTTTCTAGACAAAACGCGCCGAATTCTATTATTTGATGAACCAACTGCTCACTTAGATATCGAAACAGAAGTGGAGTTAAAAGAAAGAATGCTACCGTTGATGGAAGATCATCTTGTCTTTTTTGCTACTCATCGATTACACTGGATGGCAGAAATGGATTATATTTTAGTGATGGATAAAGGGCAACTGGTTGAAGCAGGAACATTAGCTGAATTGACCGAGAAAAATGGTTACTATGTGAAATTAGTTAATCAAATGAGGGGGACAGAATAA
- a CDS encoding cytochrome ubiquinol oxidase subunit I: protein MFDIVTLARFQFAMTTVFHYFFVPFSIGLALVVAVMETMYVVKKDERYRKMAKFWGNIFLLSFAVGVVTGIIQEFQFGMNWSDYSRFVGDIFGAPLAIEALLAFFLESTFLGLWIFTWDKVSPKLHLTFIWLVVFGSMMSAFWILAANSFMQHPVGYTLNNGRAELIDFGAVIGNPKVWYEFTHVLSGAIVMGGMIVAGLAAFQILKKRDMNFHKTSMRIGLWIALFGSLSVLFTGDLQMKALINDQPMKFAAMEGDYEDSGDPAAWTLIAWADEAQHKQVFGIQIPYMLSILSYNSLSGSVDGMDTVNERLKEQYGDDKNYYPPVNTLFWSFRVMAGFGALMLLVSALGLFFSRKKKPSLYEKRWMVWIVALCTFAPFLANTTGWLITELGRYPWTVYGLFTIEDSVSPNVSVASLLTSNIIYFILFAGLGSVMVYLITVELKKGPDYEEKKLAEANSTDVDPFDKEVFGE, encoded by the coding sequence ATGTTTGATATTGTAACATTAGCAAGATTCCAATTTGCAATGACGACAGTCTTTCATTACTTCTTCGTACCGTTTTCAATAGGATTAGCACTTGTAGTCGCAGTCATGGAAACGATGTATGTCGTGAAAAAAGATGAACGTTATCGCAAAATGGCGAAGTTTTGGGGCAACATTTTTCTATTAAGTTTTGCAGTCGGAGTCGTAACAGGAATTATTCAAGAGTTCCAGTTCGGGATGAACTGGTCAGATTATTCACGCTTTGTTGGAGATATTTTTGGTGCTCCACTTGCGATTGAAGCGTTACTTGCATTCTTTTTAGAATCAACGTTCTTAGGTTTATGGATTTTTACTTGGGATAAAGTAAGTCCTAAATTACATTTAACATTTATTTGGTTGGTTGTATTTGGTTCAATGATGTCAGCTTTCTGGATCTTAGCGGCAAATAGTTTTATGCAACATCCAGTTGGTTATACATTAAACAATGGTCGTGCAGAGTTAATTGATTTTGGGGCCGTAATTGGGAATCCAAAAGTTTGGTATGAGTTTACCCACGTGCTATCCGGTGCGATTGTAATGGGCGGAATGATTGTTGCAGGTCTTGCAGCGTTCCAAATTTTGAAAAAACGTGATATGAATTTCCACAAAACGTCTATGCGTATTGGTTTATGGATTGCTTTATTTGGATCATTATCTGTTTTATTCACAGGTGACTTACAAATGAAAGCTTTAATCAATGATCAACCAATGAAATTTGCAGCAATGGAAGGCGATTATGAAGATTCTGGTGATCCGGCCGCTTGGACATTGATTGCGTGGGCAGACGAAGCCCAACATAAACAAGTATTTGGGATTCAAATTCCTTATATGCTAAGTATTCTTTCTTATAACAGTTTATCTGGATCCGTTGATGGAATGGACACAGTGAATGAACGTTTGAAAGAACAATATGGTGACGATAAGAACTATTATCCACCAGTAAACACATTATTTTGGAGCTTTAGAGTCATGGCTGGATTTGGCGCATTGATGCTTCTAGTTTCAGCGTTAGGTTTATTCTTTAGTCGTAAGAAAAAACCATCACTTTATGAAAAACGCTGGATGGTTTGGATCGTGGCATTATGTACGTTTGCACCATTCTTGGCCAATACAACAGGTTGGTTGATCACTGAACTTGGTCGTTATCCTTGGACTGTTTATGGTCTATTTACGATTGAAGATAGTGTCTCACCAAACGTATCAGTGGCTTCATTATTAACATCAAACATTATTTACTTTATTCTTTTTGCAGGTCTAGGCTCAGTAATGGTTTACTTGATTACTGTAGAACTTAAAAAAGGCCCAGATTATGAAGAAAAGAAATTAGCAGAGGCGAACTCTACTGATGTAGATCCATTTGATAAGGAGGTCTTTGGCGAATGA